In Daphnia pulex isolate KAP4 chromosome 7, ASM2113471v1, one genomic interval encodes:
- the LOC124197744 gene encoding uncharacterized protein LOC124197744, with amino-acid sequence MLWSVLSLQTKMVAMFGCAIIIALSILIIICFLIPDTWWILPWAPHQADEDQALNGPEGNDVRLRDFHQWRPEGEDHPAELMDSQKKLKNPSSSSRLSRNELCYDSSGYSVDSGRPGSLLTGGRESSLSSNGSSVVSSPSPSRSGSTTTLGAMTDEPGNRPQVHLTLQTHVVGQSDDVKNGAAALDLQLIVTIENATDLPSRTYVDTVDPSVSVRLERRSRLGSLMGALIGSSSSGGRRNSSHSHQHVVTEDSTCPVVYHSRHPRFHHPVTLAVPKSTQLKDCQLVVKVEDKDKLVGTTELGESRIDLRELDLLAGWLEGNGGQRSAGAGGESTVRLSRFIDIFKAEEKGAVLLGLSFLPTSQRITVHITQCNRLAKTADSAAHNKAVVRLFLLNESGRVLKKRKTAPFDPNGGRVELDELFHLDVEIERWDRCVILIVLSRIVSSPEVEQQTTTAVVRSPPVYQHSGHVALGKRVLGHAERIHWNSAFQSPRRVISQWHGLH; translated from the exons ATGTTGTGGTCCGTTTTGAGTTTGCAGACGAAAATGGTGGCCATGTTCGGATGCGCCATCATCATCGCCCTGAGCATTTTGATCATCATTTGCTTCTTGATCCCCGACACCTGGTGGATTTTACCTTGGGCTCCCCATCAGGCAG ATGAAGACCAGGCGTTGAACGGGCCCGAAGGCAATGACGTCCGACTCCGAGATTTCCACCAGTGGCGTCCGGAAGGAGAAGATCATCCAGCGGAATTGATGGATTCACAGAAGAAGCTGAAaaatccatccagcagcagcaggttgtCGAGAAATGAATTATGCTACGACTCTTCCGGGTACTCGGTGGATAGCGGCAGGCCCGGCTCGCTCCTGACTGGCGGCCGTGAGTCGAGTCTCAGCAGCAACGGGTCGAGCGTCGTCAGCAGCCCCAGTCCGTCCCGG AGCGGGTCGACGACAACGCTGGGCGCGATGACGGACGAGCCCGGCAACCGTCCACAGGTTCACCTGACATTGCAGACTCACGTCGTCGGCCAATCGGATGACGTCAAAAATGGCGCAGCAGCGCTCGACCTCCAGCTGATAGTCACCATCGAG AATGCGACGGATCTGCCGTCGAGGACCTACGTGGACACGGTCGACCCGTCAGTCAGTGTCCGGCTGGAGCGGCGAAGCCGACTGGGCAGTTTGATGGGAGCCTTgattggcagcagcagcagcggaggcCGGCGCAACAGTAGCCACAGCCACCAGCACGTCGTGACCGAAGATTCGACCTGCCCGGTCGTCTACCACAGCCGACACCCGCGCTTTCACCATCCCGTCACGCTGGCCGTCCCCAAATCAACGCAACTCAAG GATTGTCAATTGGTTGTGAAGGTCGAGGACAAGGACAAGCTGGTGGGAACGACGGAGCTGGGCGAGAGCCGGATTGACTTACGGGAACTGGATTTGCTGGCCGGCTGGCTGGAGGGGAACGGCGGCCAGCGATCGGCAGGAGCCGGAGGAGAGTCGACGGTCCGTCTGAGTCGATTCATCGACATTTTCAAAGCCGAAGAGAAAGGGGCCGTCCTCCTGGGCCTCTCCTTCCTGCCGACGTCGCAACGAATCACCGTCCACATTACGCAATGCAATCGGCTGGCCAAGACGGCCGACTCCGCTGCTCATAATAAGGCCGTCGTCCGGCTCTTCCTCCTCAACGAGTCCGGACGGGTCCTGAAGAAGCGGAAGACGGCCCCGTTCGACCCCAACGGCGGACGCGTCGAACTGGACGAACTCTTCCACCTGGACGTCGAGATCGAGCGCTGGGATCGTTGCGTCATTTTGATCGTCCTCTCCCGCATCGTTTCCTCGCCCGAGGTggagcagcagacgacgacggccgtcGTCCGCAGTCCGCCCGTCTACCAGCACTCGGGTCACGTGGCCCTGGGCAAGCGGGTGCTGGGCCACGCCGAGCGCATTCACTGGAACAGCGCCTTCCAGAGCCCCAGGCGGGTTATTAGTCAATGGCACGGCCTACACTGA
- the LOC124197664 gene encoding serine/threonine-protein phosphatase 6 regulatory ankyrin repeat subunit A-like, translating to MNYHKPLLLLLPRAASVLLAVLCLVGSLDIGSAMPRVRDRPSGGDPTDALDQRIGVLLHKISKPIVLESSAEYNVIGVQKSDKTPVPSELRSDVRAAVFVLRETQLQMLSALSAQIKIQEKLALWAPHMPKTEDRQMENQMANVFQKISSPSSSSSSQGWTKTAGRPNNKVDDMSDNSEALYSAIKEIVVVFQETQFKISSILAVQADIQARLDYWKIQLDRIFVPEVKMAPSSIPPREIPCYADDTQSKSSWLLKAYECNSVKHATFWITSGANWQFKYGNQSALQLAVSQNWTPVVHLLFKRGADCRTQSSSQHEETLLHQAVREDAEVSLFRQLLASCEVNATDSLQKQTALHIAAELGRKELVVLLIKQGRANVEAQDEMGFRPLHFAIRSPAIVTLLVGMGVDIGATTVTGMTPLHLAVIEKQMATVKILVKAGAKVGNALDIYGHTPLDYAALMSDHEMRALLAPYATVEEYLVGIPSN from the exons ATGAACTACCAcaagcctcttcttcttcttctgccaaGAGCGGCCTCAGTGCTGCTGGCCGTCCTCTGCCTGGTCGGAAGCCTCGACATCGGCTCGGCCATGCCCAGAGTCAGGGACCGTCCGTCCGGCGGCGACCCGACGGATGCGCTGGATCAGCGCATCGGCGTCCTCCTGCACAAGATTTCCAAGCCGATCGTTTTGGAGAGTTCGGCTGAGTATAATGTGATCGGCGTCCAGAAATCCGACAAAACACCCGTCCCATCCGAGCTCAGATCGGACGTCAGAGCGGCCGTTTTCGTCCTCCGTGAGACTCAACTTCAAATGCTGTCCGCCCTGTCGGCTCAAATTAAAATCCAGGAGAAATTGGCATTGTGGGCGCCCCATATGCCCaag ACTGAAGACCGTCAGATGGAAAATCAAATGGCCAACGTCTTTCAAAAGATCTCTTCGCCTtcgtcgtccagcagcagccaaggaTGGACGAAGACGGCCGGGCGACCCAACAATAAAGTGGACGACATGAGTGACAATTCCGAAGCGCTTTACTCGGCCATCAAGGAGATCGTCGTCGTTTTCCAGGAGACTCAGTTCAAAATCTCGTCCATCCTGGCCGTCCAGGCCGACATCCAAGCCCGACTCGACTACTGGAAAATCCAGCTGGACCGAATTTTCGTTCCAGAAGTCAAGATGGCGCCGTCCAGCATCCCCCCGAGGGAAATTCCATGTTACGCCGATGACACTC AATCCAAGTCCAGCTGGCTCCTGAAGGCGTACGAGTGCAACTCGGTGAAACACGCCACTTTCTGGATCACTTCCGGCGCCAATTGGCAATTCAAGTACGGCAACCAATCGGCTCTGCAGTTGGCCGTCAGCCAGAACTGGACTCCCGTGGTCCATTTGCTGTTCAAACGCGGGGCCGATTGCCGGACCCAATCCTCGTCCCAACACGAAGAGACGCTCCTCCATCAGGCCGTCAGGGAGGACGCCGAAGTTTCGCTCTTCCGGCAGCTCCTGGCCAGCTGCGAAGTCAACGCCACCGACAGTCTACAGAAGCAGACGGCCCTTCACATTGCGGCCGAGCTGGGCAGGAAAGAGCTGGTCGTCTTGCTGATCAAACAGGGGCGGGCCAACGTGGAAGCCCAGGATGAAATGGGATTCCGTCCGCTTCATTTCGCCATTAGGAGCCCGGCGATAGTGACCCTGTTGGTGGGCATGGGCGTCGATATCGGAGCGACGACAGTGACGGGAATGACGCCACTCCATCTGGCCGTCATCGAGAAGCAAATGGCGACGGTGAAGATCCTGGTGAAGGCCGGCGCCAAGGTCGGCAACGCCCTGGACATCTACGGTCACACGCCGCTGGACTACGCCGCCCTCATGTCCGACCACGAAATGCGGGCCTTACTGGCCCCTTACGCAACTGTCGAGGAATATCTCGTAGGAATCCCCtccaattga